The window AACCAGTCTTAACAATGTCAGTTGCATGTAGGCTTTGTGAAGACCCACCATGTGTTGCATCATGTCCTCATAAAGCACTCACCCAAAGTGATGATACTGGACTAATTATTATTGATGATGATAAGTGTGATGGATGTGGTTGGTGTATTGAAGCATGTGAATTCGGAGCTATTACATTAGATGCTGCGGAAAAAACAGTTAGAATATGTGATTTGTGTAAAGATTTAGAAACACCAAAATGTATTGAATTCTGTCCTAAAGAAGCTCTCACTCTCTCAACTCCAGAAGAAGTTGCACAGAAAATGAGAAGAGGGGTTGTAGGAAAACTCTTAGAAGAATTAGCAAAGAGCTAATAAAACTAATGATTGTGTTATTGAAAAATTATTAAACTTTTAAAAGAGGAGAATGTGAAAGAGGATTTAAGAATAGGGGTTTTTGTATGCCATTGTGGTTCAAATATTGCAGGAGTAATAGATCCCAAAAAATTGGCTGAGATGGCTTTAGAACTTCCTGGTGTTGTATTTGCTAAAGATCATGGATATGCTTGTTCAGATCCTGGCCAGATATTGATAAAAGAGAGTATAAAGGAATATAACCTCAACAGGGTTGTAGTCTCAGCCTGTTCTCCAAGATTACATGAACCTACATTTAGAGTTTGTGTTTACGAAGCAGGGTTAAATTCATATTTAATGGAGATGGCAAATATAAGAGAACATTGTACTTGGGTTCATCCTGATTATCCAGAAGAAGCTTTTGAGAAAGCATTTGATTTGATTCGTTCCGCTGTAGCTAAGGCAAGGTATCTATCACCACTCGAAACTATAAAAGTTCCCGTAACAAATAAAGCTTTAGTAATTGGAGCAGGTATTGCAGGAATCAGTGCTGCTTTAGATCTTGGTGATATGGGATATGAAACCTATCTTATAGAAAAAGAGCCATCAATTGGTGGTAGAATGGCACAACTTGATAAAACATTCCCCACCATGGACTGCTCTATATGAATTTTAGCCCCAAAGATGGTTGACGCGGCGCGTCACCCGAAGATTAGAATCTTTTCATATAGTGAAGTAGAAGAAGTAAGCGGTTTTGTTGGAAATTTCAAAGTAAAGATAAAGAAAAAACCTCAATATGTTATAGCTGATAAATGTACTGGTTGTGGTCTTTGTGTTGATGTCTGTCCTATAGAAGTTCCAAATGAATTTGATGAAGGTACCACGACAAGAAAAGCAATATATGTTCCATTTGCTCAAGCAGTTCCTTTGGTTTATACAATAGATATGGACGCCTGTATTGAATGTTATAAATGTGTCAAGGCATGTGGTAAGCTTGAGGCTATAGATTTTTCACAGAAGGAAGAAATAACAGAGTTGGATGTTGGAATTATTATAGTAGCTACAGGATATGATATTTATGATCCAACCCCGATACAACAGTATGGATATGGAAGATATCCAAATGTTTTGACTGCTTTAGAATTAGAGAGACTTCTTGATGAAAGTGGTCCAACAACGGGAAAATTATACAGACCCTCAGATATGAAGATTCCAGGGAAAGTGGCATTTATCCAGTGTGTTGGGTCAAGGGATGATATTCACGAATACTGCTCAGGATTTTGCTGTATGTATACAATAAAAAATTCACTTATTATGAGAGAGAAATATCCTGATTTAGATATCTCTGTGTATTATATGGATATAAGAACTCCAGCCAAAGGATATGAGGAGTTCTATAAAAGAGCAAGGGAAGAGGGAATAAAATTTATTCAGGGTAAGCCCTCAGAGATAGCACAAGATCCTAATAATCATAATCTATTCATTTATTCTGAAGACCTGGCTAAAGGAAAGGCAATTAGAGATGAGGCAGATATTGTAATATTATCTACGGCTGCTGAACCTCGACCAGATTCTAGAACATTGGGAAGTAAACTTGGAGTAACTAGTGGTACAAGTGGTTTCTATATGGAGAGCCATCCGAAATTAAAACCAATAGATACTCCTACAGAAGGGGTTTTCTTAGCAGGATCTGCTCAAGGACCAAAGGATATCCCCTATAGTGTTGCTCAGGGTAGTGCTGCTTCCTCAAGAGCGAGTAGGATTTTGTCCAGCCCAGAGTGGGAGATTGAACCTCTAATAGCATTTGTTGATGCTGATAAATGTAGAAATGTCAGGAAAAAGTGTGCTATATGTGAAACAAGATGTCCGTATGGAGCAATTATCGCTCCTGAAGGTAAACCAGCATATGTAATTGGTGCAAAGTGCCATGGTTGTGGAACCTGTGTTGCTGATTGCCCAGAAGGTGCAATAACACAGATGCATTATACAGATGCACAGATTGTAGCTCAAATTCATGCCATATTAAGAGAAAAACCTGAAGAAAAGATATTAGTCTTCACCTGCCATTGGTGTAGTTTTGGCGCTGCTGATACTGCTGGTACAAGCCGCTTCAAATATCCACCTGATAATAGAATAATAAAGGTTATGTGCTCTGGTAGGTTAGATAGAAAATTTATTTATGAAGCTTTCAGGATGAGTGCGGGTATGGTTCTTGCTTCTGGTTGCCATCGCCAAGATTGTCACTACATAACTGGTCAACAGCATGCTGAAAGAAGACTTAAAGCTGTACCAAAGATTTTAGAGAGAGCGGGTATTTCACCAGAAAGATTCAGAGTTGAATGGATGAGTGCAGCTGAGGGGCAAACTTTCTCGAAAGTTATGAAAGAGTTGAGTGAAACTCTTAAATCAATAGGAATTAAAAAAATACAGGAGGAAAATAAAAAGGCAAAACCTGAATTGGAAAAAAGAATAAAAGCTTTCAGAGAAGATCCAGATGTATCCAAAATTTTAGAAGCTGGTAAAAAGATAAAATAGAAACTAATAAAAGTACAGAAGTAGAAGCTTAATACTTATTGTTTTATATTTTTAGGATTTGAATATGAAGATTGAAAAAGATTTGAAAAAGTTGATAGAAGAAATTGGAGGAGAGGATTTTCAAAAGAAAGTTCAGGTCTGTTATCAATGTGGCACCTGTGTTGGAGGGTGTCCAGTAGCTTGGGTAAATGAAAATTTTAATCCAAGAAAGATTATATTAGCACTCTCTCGAGGAGAGATAAAAGATATTATTACTAATGATCTGCTCTGGTTCTGTTGTTATTGCCACACTTGCCTTGAAAGATGTCCCCAAAAAATACTTGTCTCTGAGATTATAGCTAAATTAAAAAATATTGCAGCAAAAGTTAGAGATATTCCAGAGGGATATATAAATGAACTTAAAATGATAGCTAAAACAGGTAGAACATCTTCTGTTAGCTCAGCTTCAGAAAGAAGAAGGGATATTTTAAATTTGCCAAAAATATCCCAAGTTTCCGTAGAAAAAGAAATCAATAAAATCTTAGAAGAAACTGGCTCAAATTTGTTTTTAGAAAAAGAGTAAAAAGGGAAATTTAAAGAGTTTTCATTTTTTAAAGAACAGATATGAAAGTAGCAAAAACATCTAAAGTAGATAATAAGACAAAAAACAAAAATAAGGATTATTTATTATTTAAAGGTTGTTTAATACCAACCTCCCTTCCCTATATGGAAATAGCTGCAAGAAAATCGTTAGAAATTTTAGGGGTTGAAACAACAGAAACTGATGATTTTTCCTGTTGTCCAGACCCAGTAGGAATAAAGGCGGTAAGTGAGCTAACCTGGCTTTCTATAGGAGCAAGAAATCTCTCTATTGCTCAAGAATTGGGGAAAGATATTCTTACCCTTTGCAATGGATGTTATGAGACATTAAAAGAGACAAGCCATTATTTAACAGAAGATAAAAATCTTTTAGAAAAGGTGAATGAAATATTATCATCCTCTAATAGAAAATATAATGGAAACACTGTGGTTAAACATATTGCAGAAGTTTTATATTTAGATATAGCACCTGCTCAAATATCTCATATAATAAAAAAACCTTTGTATGGATTAAAAGTTGCAGCATTTTATGGATGCCATTTAGTTAGACCCAGTGAAATAATGAATTTTGATGACCCAGAAAATCCAAAAAGTTTAGATGAATTAATTACTGCTTTAGGTGCTGATAGTGTTCCCAGAATGAGGAAAATGTTTTGCTGTGGTGCTCCTTTATTAGGAGTAAATATGGAACTATCACTAAAAATTGCTAAGGAAAATTTGGATAATATAAAAGAATCCAAAGCAGATTGTATTGTAACATTATGTCCATTTTGTCAGACACAATTTGATAGAAATCAGCAGGTAGTAGAGAGAAAATTTAATAAAAAATATAATTTACCTACTTTTTATTACCCTGAATTACTTTGTCTTGCGCTTGGAGTTGATATAAAACAATTAGGTTTTAATCTTCATAGAGTGAAAGTTGATTCAGCACTTAATAAAATCATATAAAAATCATTTTTAATAAATTTTAATAATTTTTTGGAGGTTTTAATTTGAAAAGGGGAACTCCTGTAAAGATAGATAAGAGAGATAAGTTAATACTTGAGATGAAAACAATCACAAAAACCTATTTGCTTACACTGGATAAAGAACTATGCTGTGGATGTGAGATATGTACATTAATATGTCCCAAGGAAGCTCTTAGTTTAATAGATGCAAAAATTGAGAATGGCTCATTAATTGAAAAGCCAAAAATTGATGCTGACCCAAGTAAATGTATATATTGTGGAGAATGTGTAATCCTCTGTCCATATAATGCATTTAAATTAGAAGTAAATGATAAAGAATCAATTCCCTCAATAGATTTAGAAGCATTCCCTACTTTGATTAAGGAGATAGAAGTAGATGTTAAAAAATGTATACCTGATTGTAAACTTGCCTGTCAAGAAGGGTGTCCATTTGAAGCTATAGAAGTTATATATGAAAAAGAAATTGAAGTTTCTAAAAAAGAGGAGAAGACTGAAGGTTCAGAGAAAGAAAGAAAGTTAACGGAATCTCAAGAGAAAAAGAAAAAAATAGAAAAAATTAAGAAGATAACAGATGTAAAGATAGATGAAATAAAATGTACTTATTGCTCAAAATGTGTTTATGACTGCCCTTATAATGCTATAAAAGTTACAAAACCTATTGAAGGAAAAATATCTATAAATTATGAACTAATGTCTAAAGGATTTAAAGCTGCAGCTGATGTATGTCCTACTAAAGCAATTATATACAATGAGAAAGAGGGTAAATTAAAATTGGAAGATAATTGGTGCTTATACTGTGGAGCATGCAGACTTGTAAGCCCTGAAAACGCAATAATTTTAGAGAGAACAAAAATATTACATGAATATATTGAATCAGGTGCATGGAATAAAGCATTAGAAAAACTAATATCTTCTGAAGAGTTGGCTAAAGAATTAAGAATAAAAGCTGCAAATAAAATTAGGTACTGGATTTTAGAATCAAAAATCCCCTGATCAATTTTATTACTTTCTAACTCTCATAATTAATTATTACTCTTAAAATTTTTAACCCCTTTCCAATTTGATACTAATACTTAAAATATTAATTTTTTTATATTGAAAGGTAGTGAAATGGAGTTACAAGAAACGTTGCTAAGTAGAAGAAGTGTAAGGAAATTTGCAGATAAAGAGGTTGAAAAAGAAAAGATATTTAGAGCTATTGAAGTTGCAGATTTATCACCATCTGCTCACAACTCAAGACCCTGGAGGTTTGATGTTATATACAATAAAAATTTAAAAAATAGAATTGCTAAAGTTCATGATGGAAAATTAGATAAAAAATTAACAAATGGTGTTAGCTTTCCTAATAAATTGCGAGTTAGACTAATAATGCTTATGGCTAAAAAGGTTATTACGAAAGCATCATTAATTATAGTAGCCTGGAATACTCGACCTTTGTTAAATATGCTGGGAGACTATAAAAAGGGTAATCACGAAAAAAGTGATATTGCTTATCAGTTTGTACATGATATGGAGATAGAGAGCATCTCGAATTCTATATATAGTATCCAACTATTACTTCATTCAATGGGAATAGGATCTGTATGGATGGGTATATCAGTACTAAAAGAAGCTGAAATAAAAGAGATTTTAAAAAGTAAAGATCAATTAGTATCAATTCTTGCTGTTGGTTATCCACTATATAAATCGAGAGAAAAGAAAATAAGAGATATAAACTCATATGTTAATACATACGAATAAAGACATAAATAGAATAATTAAATGAGAAAATCCTTCAATATCTATTCTCATTTTTTGTTTTATATATATAATTTTAAATCTGATATATTCTTTATAACTAAATCAGGTACTATTTCTTCTTCACCTGTATAGGGTCTCTTCTCCTTCAGTACAGCTGTCATTCCCACACTTTTAGCTCCTTTTATATCATCATATAATCTGTCACCAACAAAAATAGCCTCATCTGGTGAGACTTTCAATTTTTCTAATACAACTTTAAAAATTTTTGAATCTGGTTTCCTTACCCCAACATCTGATGAGTAAATAGTAAAGTCAAAATATTTAAATATTCCTAACCTTTTTAAGTCACTATCATGAAGTTTTCCTTCAAATATGGTATTAGAAATTACAGCTAATTTGATACCTTTATTATGAATGTAGACAAGGGTGGGTAGTACATCATCATATAATTTTGTCATATTTGACCACGATTTATAATACTCTCCTAAAACTTCAGTTAATTGGCTATTGTTAAGTTTTATATTAAATGAATTAAAAATTCTGTTAAAAACCTTGTCTAATTCAATCTGTTCCTGCCTTTTTAGACTCTCTTGATATTCAATTTTTATAATTTTAAAAAACTTAGAGATAAAATTTATTCTTACTGGTAATTCTATATTTAATTTGGTTGAGGGTTTTTTACTTAATTTATATAAATAATTATATACACTGTTTATACTTTTTATAGATAGATATGTCTTGTTTAGTTTATTGAGAAATTTCCTGCTCTCATCTATGCTTTCATCCTTTACAAGCGTTCCCCACAAATCAAAAATAACAGCTTTAGTATTTTCCTTTTTAAATTTAAAAAAATTCTTCTTGTGCACCTATATATTTATCCTTCTTTAATTTTAAATAATTGATATTATTTATTATATTGCAAGATCTCACCCATTTGATTGGAAAAGATGGTCTGTCCTGTTTACAAAATCAATTTGCCATCTATTATATTCTTTTATCCAGGAGAATTTACTTACTGCTGTAAAATCCATTTTAATAGTAATATCATGCCTTCCAATTATATTTCTTATTATTGTACCTATTACTCCTCCGTGAGTAATTATTAAGATTGTTTTATCCCAATTTTTAACAATTATTTCTTTAATGATTTTTTCAATTTTGCTTTTAAAAATCTCATATGGTTGTAGAGATGTATCTTTTTTTAGCTCTAAATTATCAACTTTAAAATCTTCCTCTTTTATAAAACCTTTTACAATAGAATTTGTGTCTTCTAAATTTTTTCCAAACTGAAATGGACTAGACCAACCTGATAGAAAATCGGGAATATAAAATGTTGCTTCTCTTAATTCATCTTTAAAAATTATCGGGAGATTTAAATAGTTGTTAACAATTTCGGAGGTTTCTTTAGCTCTTCTTAATTTACTTGAATAAAAAACATCAATCTTATATTCTCCTTGGAGCCATTTACCTAAGAGATTGGCTTGTTCCTTACCTAAATCACTTAGTTCTATATTATCTAATCTATCTAATTTCATATGTCCTGTTGCATCCCTATCAGCACATTTTACTTCTAAAATTTTTTTAACCTCATTATCTATTTTAACTTCCCCATGTCTGACTAATATTAATTCTATCTCTAACTTATTTATCTAAAGGTTTTTCTATTTTAAAAATATTTAATATTTTATCAATGATATCTTCTATTTTTGCTAATCTACCAATTCCCATATCTCCACTTGCTAACCTTCCAGTTTCTGGACCAACAAATTCAAATCCTAAATCTTTTAAATTTTTAATATTTTGTTGAACTATAGGATTTTCATACATTGAAGAATGCATAGCAGGTGCAATAAGTTTTGGACATGTTGAAGCCATAATTGTTGAAGATAGAAGGTCATCGGCAATTCCTGAAGCAATTTTCCCAATTATATCTGCTGTTGCTGGTGCTATTACTAAAATATCTCCC of the Actinomycetota bacterium genome contains:
- a CDS encoding 4Fe-4S dicluster domain-containing protein is translated as MEHLGKHRYIVCDPDKCVGCQWCEFICSLEKTGAFNPLKSRIRNVRIEPVLTMSVACRLCEDPPCVASCPHKALTQSDDTGLIIIDDDKCDGCGWCIEACEFGAITLDAAEKTVRICDLCKDLETPKCIEFCPKEALTLSTPEEVAQKMRRGVVGKLLEELAKS
- a CDS encoding hydrogenase iron-sulfur subunit, which produces MALELPGVVFAKDHGYACSDPGQILIKESIKEYNLNRVVVSACSPRLHEPTFRVCVYEAGLNSYLMEMANIREHCTWVHPDYPEEAFEKAFDLIRSAVAKARYLSPLETIKVPVTNKALVIGAGIAGISAALDLGDMGYETYLIEKEPSIGGRMAQLDKTFPTMDCSIUILAPKMVDAARHPKIRIFSYSEVEEVSGFVGNFKVKIKKKPQYVIADKCTGCGLCVDVCPIEVPNEFDEGTTTRKAIYVPFAQAVPLVYTIDMDACIECYKCVKACGKLEAIDFSQKEEITELDVGIIIVATGYDIYDPTPIQQYGYGRYPNVLTALELERLLDESGPTTGKLYRPSDMKIPGKVAFIQCVGSRDDIHEYCSGFCCMYTIKNSLIMREKYPDLDISVYYMDIRTPAKGYEEFYKRAREEGIKFIQGKPSEIAQDPNNHNLFIYSEDLAKGKAIRDEADIVILSTAAEPRPDSRTLGSKLGVTSGTSGFYMESHPKLKPIDTPTEGVFLAGSAQGPKDIPYSVAQGSAASSRASRILSSPEWEIEPLIAFVDADKCRNVRKKCAICETRCPYGAIIAPEGKPAYVIGAKCHGCGTCVADCPEGAITQMHYTDAQIVAQIHAILREKPEEKILVFTCHWCSFGAADTAGTSRFKYPPDNRIIKVMCSGRLDRKFIYEAFRMSAGMVLASGCHRQDCHYITGQQHAERRLKAVPKILERAGISPERFRVEWMSAAEGQTFSKVMKELSETLKSIGIKKIQEENKKAKPELEKRIKAFREDPDVSKILEAGKKIK
- a CDS encoding 4Fe-4S dicluster domain-containing protein, yielding MKIEKDLKKLIEEIGGEDFQKKVQVCYQCGTCVGGCPVAWVNENFNPRKIILALSRGEIKDIITNDLLWFCCYCHTCLERCPQKILVSEIIAKLKNIAAKVRDIPEGYINELKMIAKTGRTSSVSSASERRRDILNLPKISQVSVEKEINKILEETGSNLFLEKE
- a CDS encoding CoB--CoM heterodisulfide reductase iron-sulfur subunit B family protein; translated protein: MKVAKTSKVDNKTKNKNKDYLLFKGCLIPTSLPYMEIAARKSLEILGVETTETDDFSCCPDPVGIKAVSELTWLSIGARNLSIAQELGKDILTLCNGCYETLKETSHYLTEDKNLLEKVNEILSSSNRKYNGNTVVKHIAEVLYLDIAPAQISHIIKKPLYGLKVAAFYGCHLVRPSEIMNFDDPENPKSLDELITALGADSVPRMRKMFCCGAPLLGVNMELSLKIAKENLDNIKESKADCIVTLCPFCQTQFDRNQQVVERKFNKKYNLPTFYYPELLCLALGVDIKQLGFNLHRVKVDSALNKII
- a CDS encoding 4Fe-4S dicluster domain-containing protein, translating into MKRGTPVKIDKRDKLILEMKTITKTYLLTLDKELCCGCEICTLICPKEALSLIDAKIENGSLIEKPKIDADPSKCIYCGECVILCPYNAFKLEVNDKESIPSIDLEAFPTLIKEIEVDVKKCIPDCKLACQEGCPFEAIEVIYEKEIEVSKKEEKTEGSEKERKLTESQEKKKKIEKIKKITDVKIDEIKCTYCSKCVYDCPYNAIKVTKPIEGKISINYELMSKGFKAAADVCPTKAIIYNEKEGKLKLEDNWCLYCGACRLVSPENAIILERTKILHEYIESGAWNKALEKLISSEELAKELRIKAANKIRYWILESKIP
- a CDS encoding nitroreductase family protein yields the protein MELQETLLSRRSVRKFADKEVEKEKIFRAIEVADLSPSAHNSRPWRFDVIYNKNLKNRIAKVHDGKLDKKLTNGVSFPNKLRVRLIMLMAKKVITKASLIIVAWNTRPLLNMLGDYKKGNHEKSDIAYQFVHDMEIESISNSIYSIQLLLHSMGIGSVWMGISVLKEAEIKEILKSKDQLVSILAVGYPLYKSREKKIRDINSYVNTYE
- a CDS encoding HAD family hydrolase, translating into MHKKNFFKFKKENTKAVIFDLWGTLVKDESIDESRKFLNKLNKTYLSIKSINSVYNYLYKLSKKPSTKLNIELPVRINFISKFFKIIKIEYQESLKRQEQIELDKVFNRIFNSFNIKLNNSQLTEVLGEYYKSWSNMTKLYDDVLPTLVYIHNKGIKLAVISNTIFEGKLHDSDLKRLGIFKYFDFTIYSSDVGVRKPDSKIFKVVLEKLKVSPDEAIFVGDRLYDDIKGAKSVGMTAVLKEKRPYTGEEEIVPDLVIKNISDLKLYI
- a CDS encoding histidine phosphatase family protein — its product is MKLDRLDNIELSDLGKEQANLLGKWLQGEYKIDVFYSSKLRRAKETSEIVNNYLNLPIIFKDELREATFYIPDFLSGWSSPFQFGKNLEDTNSIVKGFIKEEDFKVDNLELKKDTSLQPYEIFKSKIEKIIKEIIVKNWDKTILIITHGGVIGTIIRNIIGRHDITIKMDFTAVSKFSWIKEYNRWQIDFVNRTDHLFQSNG
- the coaBC gene encoding bifunctional phosphopantothenoylcysteine decarboxylase/phosphopantothenate--cysteine ligase CoaBC, whose amino-acid sequence is MLKGKTIILGVTGGISAYKSAALVSRLKDLGANVVVIMTKNATEFITPLTLQTLSQNTVYIEMFKLIEKADIRHVSLSKKGDILVIAPATADIIGKIASGIADDLLSSTIMASTCPKLIAPAMHSSMYENPIVQQNIKNLKDLGFEFVGPETGRLASGDMGIGRLAKIEDIIDKILNIFKIEKPLDK